A portion of the Achromobacter sp. MFA1 R4 genome contains these proteins:
- the kynA gene encoding tryptophan 2,3-dioxygenase, which produces MSQSERPEDIVRQEKAQLDFTRDMTYGDYLHLDELLGAQHPLSPEHNEMLFIIQHQTSELWMKLMLHELRAAIASVAADRLQPAFKMLARVSKIMEQLVHAWDVLATMTPPEYSALRPYLARSSGFQSYQYRQIEFLLGNKNAAMLKPHSHRADLLAQVQSAYEAPSLYDEALRLLARHGLDIPADHLERDWTLPYSSSAAVEAAWLTVYRDTDRYWELYQLGEKLTDLEDAFRLWRFRHVTTVERVIGFKRGTGGTSGVDYLRRMLEVVLFPEIWKLRTDL; this is translated from the coding sequence ATGAGCCAGTCCGAACGCCCCGAAGACATCGTCCGCCAGGAAAAAGCGCAGCTCGACTTCACGCGCGACATGACCTACGGCGACTACCTGCACCTGGACGAACTGCTCGGCGCCCAGCACCCGCTGTCGCCCGAGCACAACGAAATGCTATTCATCATCCAGCACCAGACCAGCGAACTCTGGATGAAGCTGATGTTGCATGAACTGCGCGCGGCGATCGCCAGCGTGGCGGCCGACCGCCTGCAGCCCGCCTTCAAGATGCTGGCGCGCGTCAGCAAGATCATGGAGCAGCTCGTGCACGCCTGGGACGTGCTGGCGACCATGACCCCGCCCGAATACTCCGCGCTGCGGCCGTACCTGGCGCGCTCGAGCGGGTTCCAGAGCTATCAGTACCGCCAGATCGAATTCCTGCTGGGCAACAAGAACGCAGCCATGCTCAAGCCCCACTCGCACCGCGCCGACCTGCTGGCCCAGGTGCAGAGCGCCTACGAGGCCCCGTCGCTGTATGACGAGGCGCTGCGCCTGCTGGCCCGCCATGGCCTGGACATCCCCGCCGACCACCTGGAGCGCGACTGGACGCTGCCCTACTCGTCCTCGGCCGCCGTCGAAGCCGCCTGGCTGACGGTCTACCGCGACACGGACCGCTACTGGGAGCTCTACCAGCTGGGCGAAAAGCTCACCGACCTGGAGGACGCCTTCCGACTGTGGCGCTTCCGCCACGTCACGACGGTCGAACGGGTCATCGGCTTCAAGCGCGGCACGGGCGGCACGTCGGGGGTGGATTACCTGCGGCGCATGCTGGAAGTGGTGCTTTTCCCGGAAATCTGGAAGCTGCGCACGGATCTCTGA
- a CDS encoding response regulator, with protein MRILLVEDDIMIGESVLDCLRAEHYAVDWVKDGSAADSALRTDPYDLVLLDLGLPKRDGLTLLRDLRARKDRTPVLIATARDAVSDRIAGLDAGADDYIVKPYDVDELLARMRALIRRSAGRAEPIFEHDGITIDPQSHAAMVDGAPVALTAREWAVLEPLIARPGMIFSRAQLEEKLYSWKDSISSNAVEVYIHGLRKKLGPNLIQNVRGVGYVIPKA; from the coding sequence ATGCGCATTCTTCTCGTGGAAGACGACATCATGATCGGCGAAAGCGTATTGGACTGCCTGCGCGCGGAACACTACGCCGTCGACTGGGTGAAGGACGGCAGCGCGGCGGATTCGGCGCTGCGCACCGATCCCTACGACCTCGTCCTGCTCGACCTGGGCCTGCCCAAACGTGATGGCCTGACCCTGCTGCGCGACCTGCGCGCGCGCAAGGACCGCACGCCGGTGCTCATCGCCACGGCGCGCGACGCGGTCAGCGACCGTATTGCCGGGCTGGACGCGGGCGCGGACGACTACATCGTCAAACCCTATGACGTGGACGAACTGCTGGCCCGCATGCGCGCCCTGATCCGCCGCAGCGCGGGCCGGGCCGAACCCATCTTCGAGCACGACGGCATCACGATCGACCCGCAGTCCCATGCCGCCATGGTCGATGGCGCGCCCGTGGCGCTGACCGCCCGCGAATGGGCCGTGCTCGAGCCCTTGATCGCACGCCCCGGCATGATTTTTTCGCGCGCCCAGCTCGAGGAAAAGCTCTATAGCTGGAAAGACAGCATCAGCAGCAATGCGGTTGAGGTTTATATTCATGGCCTGCGCAAGAAACTGGGTCCGAACCTGATCCAGAACGTCAGAGGCGTCGGCTATGTCATTCCCAAAGCATGA
- the maiA gene encoding maleylacetoacetate isomerase: protein MQLYSYFRSSAAYRVRIALNLKGLPYDYVPVHLLKDGGQQLSVDYRKVNPTALVPTLVDGDAVIGQSLAIIEYLEETHPETPLLPADAIGRARVRDLALGIACDTHPLNNLRVLKYLKHTLGVDEAAKTAWYKHWVHQGLEALEAQLANSSATGKFCHGDTPTIADLCLVPQVANAQRFECDLSAMPNVLRIDAACRALPAFEAAAPGKQPDAE, encoded by the coding sequence ATGCAGCTTTACAGCTACTTCCGCAGCTCGGCCGCGTACCGGGTGCGCATTGCCCTGAATCTCAAGGGCCTGCCGTACGACTATGTGCCGGTGCATCTGCTGAAGGACGGCGGCCAGCAACTCTCCGTCGACTACCGCAAGGTGAACCCGACTGCGCTGGTGCCCACCCTGGTCGATGGCGATGCGGTGATCGGCCAATCGCTGGCGATCATCGAATACCTGGAAGAAACGCATCCCGAGACGCCGCTGCTGCCGGCCGACGCCATCGGCCGCGCGCGGGTGCGCGACCTGGCGCTGGGCATTGCCTGCGACACGCATCCGCTGAACAACCTGCGCGTGCTGAAGTATCTGAAGCACACGCTGGGCGTGGACGAAGCCGCCAAGACCGCCTGGTACAAGCACTGGGTGCATCAGGGGCTCGAGGCCCTGGAGGCCCAGTTGGCAAACTCCAGCGCCACCGGCAAGTTCTGCCATGGCGACACGCCCACCATCGCCGACCTGTGCCTGGTGCCGCAAGTGGCCAATGCGCAGCGTTTTGAGTGCGACCTTTCGGCCATGCCCAATGTGCTGCGCATCGATGCGGCGTGCCGGGCCCTGCCGGCGTTCGAAGCGGCCGCGCCGGGCAAGCAGCCCGACGCGGAGTGA
- a CDS encoding glycosyltransferase family 39 protein gives MSPLSISTPARLTSVATAKLPRLILLGLSLAYIVAGLFMRDPWKTDDAVGLATMITAIREGGLTWLLPQVGHLAHAEEGPLITWVGAISIWLFGPFIGDITAGRLPNLLWFGITASSVWYGTYLLGRRAEAQPLALPFGGEPEPRDYGRMLADAALLLLLATVGILQRTHETTVVPAIMACQALAFYSLARTVDRPVTGATTLGIALAASFLTRGWVGALPIMAGAALAFYPRSQLWKCKRWMLWAAVLAAGLILAWWIPATQGSEYWVRNWKAWNLSSFAMPTLHDAGRTLRDLPWYLWPTWPLALLAIWRWRAWIYAPHIWLPLMLLSCSALILFFLDEASDSEFVLLAVPCAVLGAFSLPTLRRGVVNTLDWFAVMCFSLTAATAWLGWVALHFQWPAQISRNIGRQTTGYEPVISWVAFALAVVFTLAWIALVVWRLRVRPQALWRGTVLSAGGLTVTWILLVLLWQPAVDYARSYRTMSGQLAQAIAQHKRPGECVRGLSLGSGQRASFLIFNNLSFPFDTRCTLVLQQTTNQSLRDGTAAYSEGVQVLWQGGRRADRSEVFRLLRTSPKP, from the coding sequence GTGTCCCCACTTTCCATTTCCACCCCGGCCCGGCTGACGTCGGTGGCCACCGCAAAACTGCCCCGCCTCATCCTGCTGGGGCTGTCCCTGGCCTATATCGTGGCCGGGCTGTTCATGCGCGACCCGTGGAAAACCGACGACGCCGTCGGACTGGCGACCATGATCACCGCCATCCGCGAAGGCGGCCTGACCTGGCTGCTGCCGCAGGTGGGGCATCTGGCCCACGCCGAGGAAGGACCGCTGATCACGTGGGTGGGCGCGATCAGTATCTGGCTGTTCGGCCCCTTCATCGGCGACATCACGGCGGGGCGGCTGCCCAATCTGCTGTGGTTCGGCATCACGGCGTCCAGCGTGTGGTACGGCACCTACCTGCTGGGCCGCCGCGCCGAAGCCCAGCCGCTCGCGCTGCCCTTCGGCGGCGAGCCTGAACCGCGCGACTACGGCCGCATGCTGGCCGATGCCGCCCTTCTGCTGCTGCTCGCCACGGTCGGCATCCTGCAGCGCACGCATGAAACGACGGTCGTGCCCGCGATCATGGCCTGCCAGGCATTGGCTTTCTACTCGCTGGCGCGCACGGTGGACCGGCCCGTCACGGGCGCCACCACGTTGGGCATCGCGCTGGCCGCCAGCTTCCTGACGCGCGGCTGGGTGGGCGCCCTGCCCATCATGGCCGGCGCCGCGCTTGCCTTCTACCCCCGCAGCCAGCTATGGAAATGCAAGCGCTGGATGCTCTGGGCCGCCGTCCTGGCCGCCGGCCTGATCCTGGCCTGGTGGATTCCCGCGACCCAGGGCAGCGAATACTGGGTCCGCAACTGGAAGGCCTGGAATCTGTCCTCGTTCGCCATGCCCACCCTGCACGATGCGGGGCGCACGCTGCGCGACCTTCCCTGGTATCTGTGGCCGACCTGGCCGCTGGCGCTGCTGGCCATCTGGCGCTGGCGCGCATGGATCTACGCCCCGCACATCTGGCTGCCCTTGATGCTGCTGAGCTGCTCGGCACTGATCCTCTTTTTCCTGGATGAAGCCTCGGACTCCGAATTCGTGCTGTTGGCCGTGCCATGCGCCGTGCTGGGCGCGTTCTCGCTGCCGACCCTGCGCCGCGGCGTCGTGAACACGCTGGACTGGTTCGCCGTCATGTGCTTTTCGCTGACCGCCGCCACAGCATGGCTCGGCTGGGTAGCCCTGCACTTCCAGTGGCCCGCGCAGATCTCCCGCAACATCGGCCGCCAGACTACCGGCTACGAGCCCGTCATCTCCTGGGTGGCCTTTGCCCTGGCCGTCGTTTTCACGCTGGCCTGGATTGCCCTGGTCGTGTGGCGCCTGCGCGTGCGCCCCCAGGCGCTCTGGCGCGGCACGGTGCTGTCCGCCGGCGGGCTGACCGTGACCTGGATCCTGCTGGTTCTGCTGTGGCAGCCCGCGGTCGACTACGCCCGCAGCTATCGCACCATGTCGGGCCAGCTGGCCCAGGCGATCGCGCAGCACAAGCGTCCCGGCGAGTGCGTCCGCGGCCTGAGTTTGGGTAGCGGCCAGCGCGCGTCGTTCCTCATCTTCAACAACCTGTCGTTCCCGTTCGACACGCGTTGCACGCTGGTCCTGCAACAGACCACCAACCAGAGCCTGCGCGACGGCACCGCCGCCTACAGCGAAGGGGTGCAGGTCCTGTGGCAGGGCGGCCGCCGCGCCGACCGTTCCGAAGTCTTCCGCCTGTTGCGCACCAGCCCCAAGCCATGA
- the ispH gene encoding 4-hydroxy-3-methylbut-2-enyl diphosphate reductase yields MSQVVTASDAEVLLAQPRGFCAGVDRAIDIVERAIELHGAPIYVRHEIVHNRYVVEDLRAKGAIFIDELEDAPAGAIVVFSAHGVSKAVRAEAESRGLQVFDATCPLVTKVHIEVARMRAAGREIIMIGHKGHPEVEGTLGQAQGGMYLVETVDDVASLAVTDPENLAYVTQTTLSVDDAAAVAQALKARFPSIAEPKKSDICYATQNRQDAVKVMAPECDLVLVVGSPNSSNSNRLREVAERKGVASYLIDGADSIDPAWLAGRKRIGVTAGASAPEVLVQQVISRVKELGAVSVRKMPGLEENVAFPLPKGLSRKAAKTESLE; encoded by the coding sequence ATGAGCCAGGTCGTCACCGCGTCCGACGCCGAAGTCCTGTTGGCGCAACCGCGCGGCTTCTGTGCCGGCGTGGATCGCGCCATCGACATCGTCGAGCGGGCCATCGAACTGCACGGCGCGCCCATCTACGTGCGCCACGAGATCGTCCACAACCGCTATGTCGTGGAAGACCTGCGCGCCAAGGGCGCCATCTTCATCGACGAGCTCGAGGACGCGCCGGCGGGCGCCATCGTGGTGTTTTCGGCGCACGGCGTGTCCAAGGCCGTGCGCGCCGAAGCGGAGTCGCGCGGCCTGCAGGTGTTCGACGCCACCTGCCCCCTGGTCACCAAGGTGCATATCGAAGTCGCGCGCATGCGCGCCGCCGGCCGCGAGATCATCATGATCGGCCACAAGGGGCATCCCGAGGTCGAGGGCACCCTGGGCCAGGCGCAGGGCGGCATGTACCTCGTTGAAACCGTCGACGACGTGGCCAGCCTTGCGGTTACGGATCCCGAAAATCTGGCCTACGTGACGCAGACCACGCTGTCCGTGGACGACGCGGCCGCGGTGGCGCAGGCGCTCAAGGCGCGGTTTCCCAGCATCGCCGAACCCAAGAAAAGCGACATCTGCTATGCCACGCAGAACCGTCAGGACGCGGTCAAGGTCATGGCGCCCGAATGTGATCTGGTGCTGGTCGTGGGCAGTCCGAACAGCTCGAACTCCAATCGCCTGCGCGAAGTCGCCGAGCGCAAGGGCGTGGCGTCGTATCTCATCGATGGCGCGGACTCGATCGATCCGGCCTGGCTGGCCGGCCGCAAGCGCATCGGCGTGACCGCCGGCGCCTCCGCGCCCGAGGTCCTGGTGCAGCAGGTGATCTCGCGCGTCAAGGAACTGGGCGCCGTCTCGGTGCGCAAGATGCCCGGGCTCGAAGAGAACGTGGCGTTCCCGCTGCCCAAGGGCCTGTCGCGCAAGGCGGCCAAGACCGAATCGCTGGAATGA
- the kynB gene encoding arylformamidase produces MKRLWDISPPVSTASPVFPGDTPYRQQWKWSLAPGCPVNVSEITLSPHIGAHADAPLHYENGAAAIGAVSLEPFLGPCRVIHAIDCGPLITPEHLAHAAANLPPRVLVRTAKHAAQEWWTDDFSAYAPQTIEWLAERGVMLIGLDTASIDPASSKTLDSHHTILRHDMRVLENLVLDDVPEGDYELIALPLALVQADASPVRAVLREL; encoded by the coding sequence ATGAAACGCCTGTGGGACATTTCCCCGCCCGTCTCGACGGCTTCGCCCGTCTTTCCGGGCGACACGCCGTACCGCCAGCAATGGAAGTGGTCGCTCGCGCCCGGCTGTCCGGTCAATGTGAGCGAGATTACGCTGTCGCCCCACATCGGCGCGCATGCCGACGCCCCGCTGCACTACGAAAACGGCGCCGCGGCCATCGGCGCGGTCTCGCTGGAACCCTTTCTCGGCCCCTGTCGCGTCATCCACGCGATCGACTGCGGCCCGCTCATCACGCCCGAACACCTGGCCCACGCGGCGGCGAACCTGCCGCCTCGCGTCCTGGTGCGCACCGCCAAGCATGCCGCGCAGGAATGGTGGACGGACGACTTCTCCGCCTACGCGCCGCAGACGATCGAATGGCTGGCTGAACGCGGCGTCATGCTGATCGGTCTGGATACCGCCAGCATCGACCCCGCTTCCAGCAAGACCCTGGACAGCCACCATACGATCTTGCGGCACGACATGCGGGTACTGGAGAACCTGGTGCTCGACGACGTGCCCGAAGGCGATTACGAGTTGATCGCCTTGCCGTTGGCGCTGGTCCAGGCCGATGCCAGCCCGGTCCGCGCGGTCCTGCGCGAACTGTAG
- a CDS encoding DegQ family serine endoprotease — MKTTQIKPSRLVLALLAAGAIGGAGATALTGGVSMAADAPAAVSQPISASVPPNFAQITRDFGPAVVNISVSGTRKVSAEDSDDPFAQFFGQIPGYQGRAPAREVPMRGEGSGFIVSPDGIILTNAHVVQDAKEVTVKMTDRREYKAKVLGADPQTDVAVIKIEAKNLPVVKVGDVNRLQVGEWVLAIGSPYGLENTATAGIVSAKGRSLPDDTSVPFIQTDVAVNPGNSGGPLFNDRGEVVGINSQIYSRTGGFQGLSFSIPIDLAYKIKDQILEHGKVQHARLGVTVQEVNQDLADSFKLDSPSGALVSSVEKGSAAAKAGLQPGDVVRKIDGKTIVSSGDLASTITMAVPGEKIKLDVWRNGGQKELVATLGGMPKDKSEASADGQEVQRGQLGLALRPLSPQEQQASGSEGLLIERSVGPAAKAGIQPGDVLLSLNGVPVHNIGQVKAELSKAGKTVALLVQRGEDKIFVPVQVG, encoded by the coding sequence ATGAAGACCACGCAAATCAAACCCTCGCGCCTCGTCCTGGCGCTGCTGGCCGCCGGCGCCATTGGCGGCGCAGGCGCAACCGCCCTGACCGGCGGCGTCTCGATGGCCGCCGACGCCCCCGCCGCTGTTTCCCAGCCGATCAGCGCCTCCGTGCCGCCCAACTTCGCGCAGATCACGCGCGATTTCGGCCCGGCCGTCGTCAACATCAGCGTGAGCGGCACGCGCAAGGTGTCCGCCGAGGACAGCGACGATCCGTTCGCGCAATTCTTCGGGCAGATCCCCGGTTACCAAGGCCGCGCGCCGGCCCGTGAAGTGCCCATGCGCGGCGAAGGTTCGGGCTTTATCGTCAGCCCGGACGGCATCATTCTGACCAATGCGCACGTGGTCCAGGACGCCAAGGAAGTGACCGTGAAGATGACCGACCGCCGCGAGTACAAGGCCAAGGTCCTGGGCGCCGATCCGCAGACCGACGTCGCCGTGATCAAGATCGAGGCGAAGAACCTGCCGGTGGTCAAGGTGGGCGACGTCAACCGGCTGCAGGTGGGCGAATGGGTCCTGGCCATCGGCTCGCCCTACGGCCTGGAAAACACGGCCACCGCGGGCATCGTCAGCGCCAAGGGCCGCTCGCTGCCGGACGACACCTCCGTCCCCTTCATCCAGACCGACGTGGCCGTGAACCCCGGCAACTCGGGCGGTCCGCTGTTCAATGACCGCGGCGAAGTGGTGGGCATCAACTCGCAGATCTACAGCCGCACCGGCGGCTTCCAGGGCCTGTCGTTCTCGATCCCCATCGACCTGGCCTACAAGATCAAGGACCAGATCCTGGAGCACGGCAAGGTGCAGCATGCCCGCCTGGGCGTGACGGTGCAGGAAGTGAACCAGGACCTGGCCGATTCGTTCAAGCTGGATTCGCCGTCGGGCGCGCTGGTGTCCAGCGTCGAGAAGGGCAGCGCGGCCGCCAAGGCCGGCTTGCAGCCGGGCGACGTGGTGCGCAAGATCGACGGCAAGACCATCGTGTCATCGGGCGACCTGGCTTCGACCATCACCATGGCCGTCCCCGGCGAGAAGATCAAGCTGGACGTGTGGCGCAATGGCGGACAGAAGGAGCTCGTCGCCACGCTGGGCGGAATGCCCAAGGACAAGTCGGAAGCGTCGGCGGACGGCCAGGAAGTGCAACGCGGCCAGCTCGGCCTGGCGCTGCGCCCCCTGAGCCCGCAGGAACAGCAGGCGTCCGGCTCGGAAGGACTGCTGATCGAGCGGTCGGTCGGCCCCGCCGCCAAGGCCGGCATTCAGCCCGGCGACGTGCTGCTGTCGCTCAATGGCGTACCGGTGCACAACATCGGCCAGGTCAAGGCCGAACTGTCGAAGGCGGGCAAGACCGTTGCCCTGCTGGTGCAGCGCGGCGAAGACAAGATCTTCGTGCCGGTGCAGGTCGGCTGA
- a CDS encoding ATP-binding protein, producing the protein MSIPLSYSLRARLLFFLLAAIAVGALVQGTIAYRSTLAQADDIFDSLLQRTALSLGTGDGLLSTGPTHARGSASPVADDLIIQIWTPDGLRVFNSRSRLRLPSQIVLGFSDARLEGETYRVYSLATPFQVIQVAQDMRVRKNMASALALRTVAPIAAAAPLLMLIIWCVVSWSLRPVKRARAQLAARQPEDLSPVSVQGLPDEIRPLVQELNLLLERMRGAFAQQKQFVGDAAHELRSPLAALRLQMQALQRAADPDARQLAEQRLTAGIDRATRLVEQLLSMARQEGAQERTPLAPVELTDVLRQALSETLPQANARSIDIELEDDAHAQVQGDRDALVLLVRNLLDNAIKHSPAGGRIAMRVDHKANRASLLIDDEGPGIPAHERERVFDRFYRAEGNTEHGSGLGLAIARTIADRHGATITLESAPAGHGLRARVDFPA; encoded by the coding sequence ATGAGCATTCCGCTTAGCTACTCACTGAGAGCCAGGCTGCTTTTCTTTCTGTTGGCGGCAATCGCGGTCGGCGCACTGGTGCAGGGCACGATTGCCTACCGCAGCACCTTGGCGCAAGCCGACGACATCTTCGATTCGCTGCTGCAACGCACGGCGCTGTCGCTGGGCACTGGCGACGGCCTGCTCAGTACCGGGCCGACCCACGCGCGCGGGTCGGCCTCGCCGGTCGCCGATGACCTCATCATCCAGATCTGGACGCCGGACGGCCTGCGCGTCTTCAATTCGCGCTCGCGCCTGCGCCTGCCCAGCCAGATCGTGCTGGGTTTCTCCGACGCCCGCCTCGAAGGCGAAACCTACCGCGTGTATTCGCTGGCCACGCCCTTCCAGGTGATCCAGGTCGCGCAGGACATGCGCGTGCGCAAGAACATGGCAAGCGCCCTGGCGCTGCGCACCGTCGCGCCGATTGCCGCGGCGGCCCCGCTGCTGATGCTGATCATCTGGTGCGTCGTGAGCTGGTCGCTGCGCCCGGTCAAGCGGGCGCGCGCGCAATTGGCCGCACGCCAGCCCGAAGACCTCTCGCCCGTGAGCGTGCAAGGGCTGCCCGATGAAATCCGCCCGCTGGTGCAGGAGCTGAACCTGCTGCTCGAGCGCATGCGGGGCGCGTTTGCGCAACAAAAGCAGTTCGTGGGCGACGCGGCGCACGAACTGCGCTCCCCGCTGGCGGCTTTGCGCCTGCAGATGCAGGCGCTGCAACGCGCGGCCGACCCCGATGCCCGCCAGCTTGCCGAACAGCGCCTGACGGCTGGCATCGACCGCGCCACGCGCCTGGTCGAGCAACTGCTGTCGATGGCCCGTCAGGAAGGCGCGCAGGAGCGGACACCGCTCGCGCCCGTGGAACTGACCGACGTACTGCGCCAGGCCCTGTCCGAAACCCTGCCGCAGGCGAACGCCAGGTCGATCGACATCGAACTCGAGGACGATGCGCATGCGCAAGTGCAGGGCGATCGCGATGCGCTGGTGCTGCTGGTGCGCAACCTGCTGGATAACGCCATCAAGCACTCGCCTGCCGGCGGGCGCATCGCCATGCGCGTGGACCACAAGGCGAACCGGGCTTCGCTGCTGATCGACGATGAGGGGCCTGGCATCCCCGCCCACGAGCGGGAACGCGTGTTCGACCGGTTCTACCGCGCCGAGGGCAACACCGAGCATGGCAGCGGCCTGGGGCTGGCCATTGCACGCACCATCGCCGACCGCCATGGCGCGACCATCACCCTTGAAAGCGCGCCCGCCGGCCATGGCCTGCGCGCCCGGGTGGATTTTCCCGCTTAA
- a CDS encoding peptidylprolyl isomerase produces MSIASNEVNVLVRPDSYLTLHYRITLASGPGEGSVFADTFDGRPGTLQMGGGQWAPGLEAALVGRAEGEKFSVTIAPADAYGDRNPELIQRVTRAMLAEHAGADATFEPGDLVEFTAPNGGRYSGVLKEINDDSALFDFNHPLAGISLKVDVALLGVL; encoded by the coding sequence GTGAGCATCGCCTCTAATGAAGTGAACGTTTTGGTCCGTCCGGATTCCTACCTGACGCTGCATTACCGGATCACGCTGGCCTCCGGCCCCGGCGAAGGTTCGGTGTTTGCCGACACCTTCGACGGCCGGCCCGGCACGCTGCAGATGGGCGGCGGCCAGTGGGCGCCCGGCCTGGAAGCGGCCTTGGTGGGCCGGGCGGAAGGCGAGAAGTTCAGCGTCACCATCGCGCCGGCCGACGCCTATGGCGACCGCAATCCCGAACTCATCCAGCGCGTGACGCGCGCCATGCTCGCCGAACACGCGGGCGCGGACGCCACGTTCGAACCCGGCGACCTGGTGGAATTCACCGCGCCCAATGGCGGACGCTATTCGGGCGTCCTCAAGGAAATCAACGACGACTCCGCGCTGTTCGATTTCAACCACCCGCTGGCGGGCATCAGCCTGAAGGTGGATGTGGCGCTGCTGGGGGTTCTTTGA
- a CDS encoding type B 50S ribosomal protein L31: MKEGIHPEYREVVFADLQTGSKFITRSTVQTRESIELDGKTYPLFKCDVTSESHPFYTGAQTRIVETGRVEKFRARFARTAGTVKSAS; the protein is encoded by the coding sequence ATGAAAGAAGGCATTCACCCCGAATACCGCGAAGTCGTCTTCGCCGACCTGCAAACGGGCAGCAAGTTCATCACCCGTTCGACCGTCCAGACTCGCGAATCCATCGAACTCGATGGCAAGACGTACCCGCTCTTCAAGTGCGACGTGACCTCCGAATCGCACCCGTTCTACACGGGCGCCCAGACCCGCATCGTCGAAACCGGCCGCGTGGAAAAGTTCCGCGCCCGTTTCGCCCGCACGGCTGGCACGGTCAAGTCCGCTTCCTGA
- the radC gene encoding DNA repair protein RadC, whose translation MKLSARLSKQERPRERLMRHGPASIQDAELLAIALRTGVPGLNVVDLCRQLLDRFGGLRGLLGTPPEELMTVTGLGAAKACTLAALLELARRALEEDLTRESPMNHPARVKQYCKAALAHRQVEYCIALYLDAQLRLIATGELARGTLSQAAVYPREVVREALRHHAAALIVAHNHPSGVAAPSAADHGFTRHLKEALALVDIRLVDHLIVAGGTAVSLAELGCL comes from the coding sequence ATGAAATTGTCCGCCCGGCTGTCGAAACAAGAGCGTCCCCGAGAGCGCCTCATGCGCCACGGGCCGGCCTCGATCCAGGACGCGGAACTGCTGGCCATCGCCCTGCGCACGGGGGTGCCGGGCCTGAATGTGGTCGATCTGTGCCGCCAGTTGCTGGACCGGTTCGGGGGCCTGCGCGGCCTGCTCGGCACGCCGCCCGAAGAGCTGATGACCGTCACCGGGCTGGGGGCGGCCAAGGCCTGCACCCTGGCCGCCCTGCTGGAACTGGCCCGCCGGGCCCTCGAAGAGGACCTCACGCGGGAAAGCCCGATGAACCATCCCGCCCGGGTGAAACAATATTGCAAGGCGGCCCTGGCGCATCGCCAGGTGGAATACTGCATCGCGCTCTACCTGGACGCGCAGTTGCGCCTGATCGCCACCGGCGAACTGGCGCGCGGCACCCTGTCGCAGGCCGCCGTCTATCCCCGGGAGGTCGTGCGCGAGGCCTTGCGCCACCACGCGGCCGCCCTGATCGTCGCCCACAACCATCCGTCCGGCGTGGCGGCGCCCAGCGCCGCCGACCACGGCTTCACCCGGCACCTGAAGGAAGCGCTGGCGCTGGTGGACATCCGGCTGGTGGATCACCTGATCGTGGCCGGCGGCACGGCCGTGTCGCTCGCCGAGCTGGGCTGCCTCTGA